A genomic stretch from Dissulfurispira thermophila includes:
- a CDS encoding glycosyltransferase family 4 protein — translation MGDEEGSKLRVQSKMRLAFIKKRFSIYGGAEKYLQTLIQQLKNSNYEIHVFANQWSEEKGIAFHRVNIIPFTSFLSTLTFDRNSKVKIQKSKFDCVISFERTTCQDIYRAGEGCHAEWLKIRSTAERYYKRLSFKINPLHIYMLKLEKEIFTNTKLIVANSEMVKKQIIDYYAVPKENITVIYNGVDLKRFSPQNKEKWRKDVRDSLNISEDTKVLLFVGSGFKRKGLKTFINAIASINGHNLKALIIGKGNTDKYKAIAKKLGVLHHIMFLGIQKEIERFYASADLFVLPTLYDPFSNATLEAMASGIPVITTKNNGAAELIDNGCEGFVMHDMFDAHELAEKINTSLKNLNAMGGKAREKAEAFPIEVAAEKFVKAIETTQLTKII, via the coding sequence ATGGGAGATGAAGAGGGCTCAAAACTCAGAGTTCAAAGTAAAATGAGGCTTGCATTCATAAAAAAAAGGTTTTCTATCTACGGCGGTGCCGAGAAATATCTCCAAACACTTATACAACAACTCAAAAACTCTAACTATGAAATCCATGTATTCGCCAATCAGTGGTCTGAAGAAAAAGGAATAGCTTTTCACAGAGTAAATATTATCCCTTTTACCTCATTTCTCAGCACATTGACATTTGACAGAAATTCAAAAGTCAAAATTCAAAAATCAAAATTCGATTGTGTTATAAGTTTTGAAAGAACAACCTGCCAGGATATATATAGGGCAGGAGAAGGATGCCATGCAGAGTGGTTAAAAATAAGATCTACGGCTGAACGGTACTATAAAAGACTTTCCTTCAAGATCAATCCACTTCATATTTACATGCTTAAACTGGAAAAGGAGATATTTACAAACACAAAACTCATAGTTGCTAATTCAGAAATGGTTAAAAAGCAAATAATAGATTACTATGCCGTCCCCAAAGAAAACATAACAGTGATATACAATGGCGTTGATTTAAAGAGATTCTCTCCGCAAAATAAAGAGAAGTGGCGTAAAGATGTGAGGGACAGCCTTAACATATCCGAAGATACTAAGGTCTTGCTCTTTGTAGGCTCTGGTTTTAAAAGAAAGGGATTAAAGACATTCATAAACGCTATAGCATCAATAAATGGCCATAATTTAAAGGCACTCATCATCGGTAAAGGTAATACAGACAAGTACAAGGCGATTGCCAAAAAGCTCGGGGTCTTGCACCATATCATGTTTTTAGGAATACAAAAGGAGATAGAAAGATTTTATGCATCAGCAGATCTCTTTGTGCTTCCAACCCTTTATGACCCTTTCAGCAACGCAACATTAGAGGCAATGGCATCGGGCATCCCTGTTATAACAACAAAAAACAACGGCGCTGCTGAGCTCATAGACAATGGATGCGAAGGTTTTGTGATGCATGATATGTTTGATGCGCATGAATTAGCCGAAAAGATAAATACCTCCTTGAAGAATCTGAATGCTATGGGTGGAAAAGCAAGAGAAAAGGCTGAAGCCTTTCCCATCGAAGTAGCTGCTGAAAAATTTGTAAAGGCAATTGAAACCACACAGTTGACCAAAATAATCTAA
- the rfaQ gene encoding putative lipopolysaccharide heptosyltransferase III: protein MSHTFKDIHRILVIKLRHIGDVLLTAPVFRALKEKFPDAQITALVNSGTEDVLKGNTLIDEILIMDRSIKRLSIIQRYAKEIFFLKDIRANGFDMTIDLTGGDRAAVISFASGARYRLGWKSDKGFIGKKYVYTHLSEPDANKHIVLQNLDVISQFGITTEDLTVNFYIPDDDRIFIKDILRKYNADKETNIVHIHPTSRWLFKCWKDEYMAEVIRWLLDRGNRVIVTSSPDKKEVEKAKKILSLVGNSRSSLLIDLCGKTTIKQLGAISEVSNLFFGVDSAPMHIAAAVGTPVVALFGPSGTFHWGPWDNKISNFKFQISNYWNPYPNRNGIQTFAIHTVIQRDWDCIPCGKDGCNGSKISKCLDDIRPDEVIEIIKNVIIK, encoded by the coding sequence ATGAGCCATACCTTTAAAGACATTCACAGAATCCTTGTTATAAAGCTCCGTCATATCGGCGATGTGCTTCTTACTGCACCTGTATTTAGGGCATTAAAAGAGAAGTTTCCTGATGCCCAAATAACAGCCCTTGTAAATTCTGGCACAGAGGATGTCTTGAAGGGAAATACCCTGATAGATGAAATACTCATCATGGACAGGAGCATAAAAAGACTCTCGATTATACAGCGATATGCAAAAGAAATATTCTTTCTCAAAGATATCAGGGCAAATGGTTTTGATATGACCATTGATTTAACCGGTGGAGATAGGGCTGCGGTGATATCCTTTGCATCAGGTGCAAGATATAGACTAGGCTGGAAATCAGATAAGGGTTTCATAGGAAAAAAATATGTCTATACCCATCTATCAGAACCTGATGCCAATAAGCATATAGTATTACAGAATCTCGATGTTATCAGCCAGTTTGGAATAACTACAGAAGACCTTACCGTGAATTTTTATATACCAGACGATGATAGAATTTTTATCAAAGACATCTTAAGAAAATATAACGCAGATAAAGAAACAAACATCGTACATATACACCCAACATCAAGGTGGCTCTTTAAGTGCTGGAAGGATGAATACATGGCAGAAGTGATCAGATGGCTGCTTGACAGGGGCAACAGAGTAATAGTTACCTCTTCTCCTGACAAAAAAGAGGTGGAAAAGGCAAAAAAGATATTATCTTTAGTCGGAAATAGTCGTAGTTCGCTGTTAATAGACCTTTGTGGTAAGACCACTATAAAACAATTAGGTGCAATATCAGAGGTATCAAATCTGTTTTTCGGAGTAGATTCTGCACCCATGCACATTGCTGCAGCAGTTGGAACTCCTGTTGTTGCCCTATTTGGTCCAAGCGGTACATTTCATTGGGGACCTTGGGACAACAAGATTTCAAATTTCAAATTTCAAATTTCAAATTATTGGAATCCTTACCCCAACAGAAATGGAATACAGACATTTGCAATACATACCGTCATTCAAAGAGATTGGGATTGCATACCATGCGGAAAAGATGGGTGTAATGGAAGTAAGATAAGTAAATGCCTCGATGATATAAGGCCAGATGAAGTGATAGAAATAATAAAAAATGTTATTATCAAATGA
- a CDS encoding type II toxin-antitoxin system VapC family toxin — translation MILIDTGPLVAVFDKKDKSHAICLEIVKNIKTPFITTMPVVTETFYLLRYSWHTQNKLWETIEEGLLRIYSIDANMLRRCRELMNKYQDLPMDFADASLVAVADKENISKIFTLDHKDFKTYRTKSGKSFRLLPSIL, via the coding sequence ATGATCCTAATAGATACGGGTCCGTTAGTTGCAGTCTTTGACAAAAAAGATAAAAGTCACGCTATTTGTCTCGAAATCGTGAAGAATATAAAAACACCGTTTATTACAACTATGCCTGTAGTTACAGAGACATTTTATCTTTTGCGATATTCATGGCATACGCAGAATAAGTTATGGGAAACCATAGAGGAAGGTCTTTTGCGAATTTATAGTATAGACGCAAATATGCTGAGAAGGTGTCGTGAACTCATGAATAAATATCAAGACCTGCCAATGGATTTTGCAGATGCTTCCCTTGTAGCAGTAGCGGATAAGGAAAATATATCAAAGATATTCACCCTTGATCACAAAGACTTCAAGACATATAGAACAAAGTCGGGCAAGTCTTTCAGACTACTTCCATCCATATTATGA
- a CDS encoding ribbon-helix-helix protein, CopG family: MPVSVRLDKDTEELLEKTAKRLGTTKSEVVKSSIRQYCEPILEKKSKSLYEFIKEHIDSLPSSGRSDLSVRHEELLYEMLQEKRRQGRL; the protein is encoded by the coding sequence ATGCCTGTAAGTGTAAGGCTGGATAAAGACACTGAGGAATTGCTCGAAAAAACAGCCAAAAGGCTTGGAACAACAAAAAGCGAAGTGGTGAAAAGCTCGATTAGGCAATACTGTGAGCCTATTTTGGAAAAAAAGAGCAAGAGCCTTTATGAATTTATCAAGGAGCATATTGATAGTTTACCCTCCAGCGGCAGAAGTGACCTCTCCGTTCGGCATGAAGAACTTTTATACGAGATGCTGCAAGAAAAGCGTAGACAGGGACGCTTATGA